ATCTCGACCATCGTCACCTTGATGCCCCAGCGCGCCGTCACCTCGTCCATCTTGACGCGCAACACCTGATTGATCTGATCGCGCTTGGCGAGCACGTCGTCCAGATTCAAATCGCCGACGACTGCGCGCAGCGTCGTCATGGCGATGCCTTGCGCTGCAGCTTTGTAGTCCTCGACCTCGACAATGCTCGGAATGGCGTCAACGACCTTGAGGTAGATCAAAAAGTCAATCGAAACCGGCGCGTTATCCTTCGTGATGCAGGTCTGCGGCGGCACGTTGATGACGAACTCGCGCAAATCTTGCCAGACCGGGCGATCTACGAACGGGATGAGCCATACCAGCCCCGGCCCGCGCGCACCGATGACGCGACCGAGCCGAAACACGACCAGCCGTTGATATTCGGCCACGATTTTGATCATCGAAGTCAGCAGCACGACGACCGCCAAAGCGAGCAGCAAAACTACCAGTACATTCGTATCGAGCATATTACCCTCCTGTTCTCCCTTGCTTGACATCTGTATCCGGCCCAGGCGTGCCTACCCGCCGCACACGCAGTGCGATGCCTTTCACACCGATGACTGCCACTCTCTCGCCGACGCGGATGGGCAATGCGCCGTCTTCAGCCGCATCGGCAATTGCCGACCAGGTCTCGCTGCCGATCTGCACGACGCCAACGGCGTTGGCTCGCCCCACTTCGGTGCGTACGAATCCTTCAGCGCCCGCCAACCGCTGCGCGGCATCGCTGAGCACGGGTAGGCGCTGGGCACGCAGCCCTTTCCCCACAGCCAGGAAGAGGAACGCCGTAACACTGGCAGTGACACCCCCAACCAGCCACGGACTGACCGCAACGACCGGCATCGTGGGCGTGGGCGGAGTGAAAGGCCGATACAGCATGAGCGATCCAAGTGCGAAGAAGGCAATCCCGGCCAGACCCGGTGCCCCAAAGCCGGGCGAGAGCACCTCGACGACGATCAAGAGGATGCCTGGGGCGATCAACGCGATGCCCGCCCAGTTCAACGGCAAGCTGCCGAACGCCACAAACGCCAGCGCCAGCGAAATCACGCCCACTGCGCCCGGCAAGCCAAAGCCAGGAATCTGCAACTCGATCACGAGCGCGATCGCGCCCAGGCTCAGCAACAGATACGCGATGTTCGGGTCGGTGACGATGTGCAGGAGGCGCTCGGCGAAGTTCATCGGCGCCGGAACCGTCTGTGCGCCGGCAGTGCGCAGTGCAACAGGGCCAGCCACAGTGTTGACGAGCCGCCCGTCGAGCTGGACGAACAAATCATCCATGTCTGCGGCCACGAGATCAATCAGGCCATGTTGCAGCGCCTCTGCGCTGGTCAGCGAGATGCTATCGAGCACGGCACGTTCCGCCCACTCCGGGTTGCGCCCGCGCGCTGCAGCCAACGAGCGCGCCATGGCGGCGGCGTCCTGAGCGATCTTTTGCATCCTCGTCTCGTCTACTTCTGCGCCAAGTGCAACGGGGTGTGCCGCGCCAATGTTGGTGCCGGGCGCCATCGCGGCCACATGAGCGGCCAGCGTCAAGAACATGCCGGCGGATGCTGCGCGCGCCCCGGCGGGCGAGACATACACCGCGACTGGCACAGGCGACGAGAGCATGACCTGAGTCATCTCCCGCATCGCGGCGTCCAGGCCGCCCGGCGTGTCCAGGCGCATGATGACCAGCTCGGCGGAGTCGCGCTCAGCTTCGGCCAAGGCGCGTTGCAGATAGCTCGTGGTGAGTGGGTTGATGACGCCTGTGACTTCAATGAGATGAATGCGCGGCGAACGATCGCCGGCCGTTGGTGCCCGTGTTGCGGCGCCTGCGTGGTCGGCCTGGATCAGGGCAAGGCCCAAGGTCAGCCCGATCAGAACGAGGGTGCGGGCCGCCGTGCGGATCATGCGGCTGTTCTCCATCGTGAACCATGTGATGGAAGAGTGTAGGGTGCACACTTTGGGCGTTCAATCGCGGAAGCGCGCAATCGGGATAAGCGAAACTGCGGATTCGAAGTGTCATCGCCGCCCGTTCACGGGTACCACCACGCTCAGATGCGTGCCGCGCCCCGGTTCAGAATGGACGATCAGGGTTCCGCCAATGGCCCACACGCGCTCCTGAATGCCCATCAGTCCGAAACTGCCCAGTTGCGCCAGCTCCGACAGCGGTCGGGGCACCTCGAACCCCTTGCCGTCATCGCCGATATCCAGTTGCACGGCCGTGGCGCGATACGTCAAGTTCACGCGCAGGCCGGTGGCATGCGCATGCTTGCGGATGTTGGTCAGCGCTTCCTGCGTGATGCGATACAGCGCCAGCTCCTGCTCGGCTTGCAGCGCGATCGGTTGCCCCGACACGGTGAAATCGGCTTGAGGCACGGCGCCTTCGCCCTCGCGTGCGGCGCGCACGAGGGCCTGCAAAGCAGGCACCAGGCCCAGATCTTCCAGCACCGGCGGGCGCAAGTCGCGGCTGATGCGCCGCACGCCCTGCAATGTGTCGGCCACCGTGGCCTGCAGTTGCGCCAGCTCGGCCTTCCGCGCGTCATCAGGCTCTGTGGCCTGATAAAGCTCGAGGCGGCGACTGACGGCCAGCAGGCTCTGCGTCGTTTCATCGTGTAATTCGCGGGCGATGCGCCGCCGTTCTTCTTCCTGCGACTGAGTCATCGCGCCCAGGTAGCGGCGCAACCCAGCCCGATAGCGGGCGATTTGCCCCGCCATCTGATCGAACGCACGGCCCAATGCGTCAATCTCGCGGATGGTCGTCTGGCCGATCGGCTCGACCGGCTCGCCCGCCGCTAGGCGCGCTGTCTGCTGAGCGAGCAATTGCACTGGCACGACGATGCGCCGCACACCACGCCACAGCGCATAAGCCACCACAGCGATGGCAGCCATTCCGGCTACGGCGATGATGGCGGCGTAGGTCTGCGCTGGTGCGACGACCGCGTCCCATGGTTCACGCACGATCAACCCCCAGCCCGTCTCGTTCACCGGCGTGTAGCCCTGCACCAAACGTTCGCCCGACGGCGACGTCCACAGCGTCCCGCCGCTCTGGCCCGCGATCACGCTCTTGACGAACGGCCGATCAGTGAAATCAGCGCCGATCTCTTGCGGATCTGGATGAAAAATCACTCGTCCATTGCGATCTACCACATAGGCGAAGCCGGCCTCGCCGATGACAAGTTGGCGGATCGGGTCGCCGAGTGAGGTATCCCGCAAATACACTGCGCCCAATAGTGCACCTGCGAACGCATGACCGTCATCGCGGATCGGCACCGCAATGACGATGATGTCGTCGCCGGTCTGAGGATGCGCAAGCACGTCGCTGAACGCACGCTCTCGCCCAGCGCGGACGGCCTCGAAATAGGTTTGCCCAGCCGCTGAATTTCCGATGGGTGAAGTGCCTGCCGGGACAGCCACAAGCACCTCGCCTTTCTGATCGAGGATGGCGACACCGGCGGAGAAAATCTTCAAGACTTCCGCCGCGCCCGTCAGCGCCGCCGTGCGTGATGCCAGTGCATCGCTGCGCATATCCGAAGTCGTCGCCAGCGCCTCCAGAGCGCGCGCAAACCCCTCCGTTGCTGTCGAGATGCGCTCGGCTGTCAGCTTCGCCAGTTGGCGGTCGCGGTCCACGAGTAGCGCCGTCAGCACTTGTTGATAAGCGTACAGGCTCACGCCGATCATCCCGAACATGACGAGGGACAATGGTGCGACCACGCGCAGGACGAACTGGGCAAGCAGGGAGCGGAAACGGTCGGGCCACACCATATCGCGCACATCCTTCCGAGCCGTCAAGGTTCGAGCGTCAGCCAGCCGCGCCGGATCGCTGTCAACACGGCGTCGAGCCGGGAAGTGACTTGCATCTTGGCAAAGATGTTGGTGAGATGGGCCTGCACAGTGCGGTCGCTGATGTAGAGCGCTTCGGCGATGGCCTGATTGCTCATGCCGCGCGCCAGCATCTGCAGCACCTCAAGCTCGCGCGGCGTGAGGGCATCCACTGAGCCATCGTCGCTTGTCGGCGGCCGGGCATCCCCGCGCATGTGCGCCACCACTTTGCGCGCGATTTGCGGCGACAGCGGCGACTCGCCGGCTTTCACCTGCCGGATCGCTTTGACCAGTTCGCTCACCGGCGCGGTCTTCAACAGGTAGCCGCTGGCGCCGGCCTGCAGCAGCGAGAAGACGTACTGGTCGTCGTCATGTGCCGTCAACACGAGCACCTGCACCTCCGGCAGCGACCTACGAATGTGACGCGTAGCTTCGATGCCGTTCAACACCGGCATGCGGATATCCATCACCACGATGTCCGGCTTGAGCGCATGAGCCAGTTCGAGCGCCTCCTGACCGTTGCCTGCCTCGGCCACCACCTGCAGATCAGGCTCGCGGCGCAGCAACTCGGCCGTGCCCTGCCGCAGCATGACGTGGTCGTCCACCAGAATCAGCCGAATCGTTTCGTTCAACGCACGATGCATTATAGGTATGCGACCGTGCGGCAAATCCGCGGTTTTGCGTACGTGCACTGCGCATTTCGCCCGTAGCGCGACGCACCTGCATTCGTTACAGTGAACGCACTGTGATCCAGCATATCCTGTTGGCTACCGACGGCTCCGCAGCAGCCGAGCGCGCCGCCAGCCTCGCAGCGTCGCTGGCCATCCGCTTCAACGCCAAGCTGACGGTCTTACACGCCTTTCAGCCCATCCCCTTCTTGCTGGGCGAGCCCAATTACAGCCACGCCCTTGATCGGGCGCTGGAAGGCGCCACCCACCTGCTGGGCAATGTGAAAAAGCGCCTGAGCGAGATGGGGGTGCACACCGTCGAGACGGACTTCGTGGAAGGGCCGCCTGCCGACGTCATCCTAGGCGTGGCCGACACGCGCAAGCCCGATCTGCTCGTGATCGGCTCGCGCGGGTTGAGCACATGGCAGGGCGCTTTTCTGGGCAGCGTCAGCGCCGCCGTCGTCCAGCGCGCAGAATGCCCTGTGCTAGTGGTCAAGTGAGGACCGCCGGTTAAGGCGAACAGGACAAAAGCGAGGGGAGAAGGAGGTTGAGTTGAGATGAATGCAGCGACCGATCTGTTTCAGGGCAAGTGGCCGCACCTGCGTCTAGAGGCCATGCAGTTTTTCAGCGAGCTGACCGACGACGACCTCATCGAGATTGACCGCGACACCGAGAACATCATCCCTATCCTGCAGCGACGTTACCGCATTTCGGAGGACATGGCTCACGCCGAGTTAGACCGATTCGTCGGCGCGTTCAGCTACGTCATGGACGGGGCTGAAGAAAAGAGCGCGACATGAGCGAGCCTGAGCCGCAAGCGCAAATCCATTGTGGCTCAGGCCGATGAGGAGGAAGACCCATGAAAAGATTCCGCACACCGACGAAACTGGCGGCGCTGAGCGTCGCCTTCGGCTTGTTGCTGGCGGCTTGCCAGATGCCGCCCATGCCCGCTGCCCAGCAACCGCCCCAGGTCGTGGAGGTCACCCGCGAAGTGCTGGTAGAGGTCACCCCTGCGCCGGTGAACTACGGCGAGGTGGTGTGGCTGTCCACGCAACTGCGCCCGGTCGGCGAGGCCGAGCGCGTGCGCGGCGTGATCCTGCGCGGCTTCCCAGGCCAGGTTGACTTTATCCCGGAGGACGAAGGGCCGTTCATTGACCGCATCGCCGCGGAAACCCAGGCCGGCCGGGGCACGGTCTCCCTGCTGGGCGCGCTGCACGGCAACTTCTCCAGCATGGTCACCGCCAATCAGCTCATGGACCTGACCGAGTTGAAGGGTCGCCTGATGGATCGCGGCATTCCTGATGAATTCTGGAAGCTGGCGCAGTTCGGCACAGATAAGACCTACTACGTGCCATGGATGCAGGCCACCTACACCATGGTCGCCAACAAGAAGGCGCTCGAATACCTGCCGGAAGGCGCTGACATGAACGCGCTGACCTACGAGCAACTGCTGGAATGGGCCAAGAACATGCGGGAGGCGACGCAGGAGAACAAGCTGGGCATCCCGGCTGGCGAGGCCGCGCTGTTGCATCGCTTCTTCCAGGGCTTCTTGCTGCCGGCCTTCACCGGCGGCGTGGTCACGACCTTTGCGTCCGAAGACGCCGAGAAGGCCTGGCAGTACATGAAGGAGTTGTGGGAATACGTCAACCCGCAGGCGCTGACCTATAACTTCATGCAGGATCATCTGTTGGCAGAGGAAGTGTGGGTGGCATGGGATCACGTCGCGCGCACCAAGGATGCGCTGGAGCAGCGCCCCGATGACTTCGTGGCGTTGCCGGTGCCGGCCGGGCCGAAGGGACGCGCCTCCATGCCGGTGATCGCCGGTTTGGGCATCCCGGTGACTGCGCCGAACGTCGAGGGCGCCGAGGCGCTGATCGAATTTCTGACCCGCCCCGACACTCAGGTCACCACGCTACGGGAAGTGGGCTTCTTCCCCATGGTGGACGTCGAGTTTCCCGGCTTCGTTACCCCGGGCATTCGGGCACAGGGTGAGGTCGTCTTGAAGCAGGCCAATGCGCCCGACGCGCTGGCGGTACTGCTGCCGGTCGGCCTGGGGCCGAAGAACGGCGACTTCAACAAGATCTTCCGCGACACCTTCACTGCCATCGTCATCAACAACGAGGACATTGCAGCCACGCTGGCTTCGCAGAAGGACGTGCTGAATGCGCTGATGAAGGAGGTGGGCGCGCCGTGCTGGGCGCCGGACCCGGACAGCAACGGGCTGCCGTGCCAGGCGGAGTGACGCCGCTCACCCAAGCGCTGGAGGCTGGTAGACGAAACGAATGACGTTTTCGCTTCCAGATTCAGACCCTAAAGGTTTCTTCGCCGCGCCGCGGAAAACCTTTAGGGTCGTTTATTGATTGCCTTAGGTTTTCGCTCGTCATTCCCGCGGAGCCTGTCCCCGCAGAGGCGGGGAATGCGCGGGCATGACGGTGTGACGTAATTGAAAACCTCAGGTAACCAGGGTCGTTTGACAATGGTCGCCCGCTGCTCTCAACAACTCGTCCCCTATCTGCTGCTGTTGCCAGCCGCCGCCTTTCTGCTGGTCTTCTTCGCCTACCCGATGGTCGAAGCGTTCGGCCTGGCTTTCGCCGGGCCGGGCGGCGCGTTCACGCTGGACAATGTCCGCCGAGCGGTGACCGACGTCGCGTTCACTCCCGCGCTGGAGACCACGCTCCTCCTGATTCTGATCATCATCCCGGTGCAGTTCGTGCTCGCGCTGGCGATGGCACTGCTGGTGCAGGCCAAGCTCAAGGGCGCGAGCTTCTTCCTATATGTCTATGCCATCCCGCTGGCCATCTCGGAGCTGGCGGCGGGCATCGTGTGGTTTTCCATCTTCACCGATCGCGGTTTCATCAACAGCCTGCTGGTCAGCCTGGGGGTGCTCGAGCGGCCGTTCCTGTTCCTGAGCTTTCAAAACACCGGCTGGCTGATCTTCGCCGTGGTGATGGCCGAGTCGTGGCGGGCGACTTCCATCATCATGGTCATCCTTGTCGCCGGCCTGCAATCCATCTCGCACGAGTATCTGGAAGCCGCCGACGTGTTCGGCGCGACGCCGTGGCAGCGCACCTGGCACGTCACGCTGCCGCTGCTCAAGCCCAGCCTGCAGGTGGCGCTCATCCTGCGCACGATCCTGGCCTTCCAGGTTTTCGCGGTCGCGCTGGCCGTCGCCGGGCGGGGGATCACATTGCTGGCCGCCGAGGCATACCGCTGGTACAACACCTATCGCGACCCTGGCGTGGCCGCCGTCTACGCCGCCATCATTCTCGTTCTATCCATCGCCAGCACGTTGATCTTCCTTTACGCGCTGCGCACGCCGAAGGAGCAATCGCTATGAACCGCGCATCCCGGCCGCATGTTTCGCCCGCTCGCGCGCTCACCTACGTCTTCGCTGTCGTCATGGCGCTGTGGATCCTGCTGCCGATCTGGCTGATCGGCGTGATGGCCTTCAGCGAGCAGGCCGGCGTTTTTCGCTTTCCGAAGCCAATCTTCCCGCAGCCGTTCTCGACCGAGACCATGCTGTTCTTCCTGAACTCGACCGGTGTGCTGAACGCAGTGCGCAACAGCCTGGTGGTGGCGGGCATCACGCTCGTGCTGGCCATCGCCATCGGCGCGCCGGCCGGTTACGCCATTGCCCGATATCTCTTCCCAGGACGCGAGGCGTTCCGCGTGATCGTGGTCTCGACGCGCGCCTTCCCCATCGTCATCCTTTCCATCCCGCTCGCAGTCACGTTCATCCGCTGGGGAATGTACGACTCGGTGTTCAGCCTGGCGCTCATGCACACCGCCCTGGCGCTGCCGTTCACCATCCTCATCACCAGCAGCGTGTTCGCCAGCGTGCCGAAGGATCTGGAAGAAGCCGCGATGACGCTGGGCTGCAGCCCGTGGCAGGCGTTTCTGCGCGTGGCCATGCCGCTGGCGCTGCCCGGCCTGGCTGCCGCGACGCTGTTCACATTCGTCATCTCGTGGAACGAGGTATTCGCCGCGGTGATCCTGACTGTGCGCAACCGCACCCTGCCGGCGCTGGTGCTGGCCTCGCTCAGCGAATCGCCACTGCCATATCGCTTCGCCGGTGGCTTCTTCCTGCTCGTGCCGTCACTCATCTTCATGCTGTTCATCCGCAAGTACCTGTTCACGTTGTGGGGCCGGGTGACGAAATGACGCATCGTTGTGCAACCCTGATTTCGTCGAAATCAGAGTTGTGATCACACACCATGGCTGAAATTCGGCTCGAATCCGTCCGCAAGACCTTTGGCAAAGTCGTCGCCACCGACGACGTCAGCCTGACCATCCACGATCGCGAGTTCATGGTGCTATTAGGCCCATCGGGCTGCGGCAAGACCACGCTGCTGCGCGGCATCGCCGGGTTGGAGCAGATCGAGCGCGGGCGCATCTTCATCGGCGACCGCGACGTGACCGACCTGCCGCCGCGCAAACGCCGGATCGCCATGGTGTTCCAGAGCTACGCTGTCTTCCCGCACCTCACCGTCTTCGACAACATCGCCTTCGGCCTGCGCATGCAGCGCACGCCCGACGCCGAACTCAAGAAGCGCGTGCACGCCGCCGCCGAGCTGCTCAAGATCACCGAATTGCTCAAGCGCTACCCGGCGCAGGTGTCGGGTGGACAGCGCCAGCGCGTGGCTGTGGCGCGCGCCCTGGCGGTGCCCTCGGATGTGCTGTTGATGGACGAGCCGCTGAGCAACCTCGATGCGTTGTTGCGGCTGGAGATGCGCGCCGAGTTGAAGCGCCTGCTCAAAGAAGTGAATGCAACGGTGGTCTATGTCACGCACGACCAGATCGAGGCGCTCAGCCTAGGCGACCGCATCGCGGTCATGGACGTTGGCCGGATCGTGCAATGCGATACGCCGCTCAAGGTATATGATGAACCCGCCAGCGAATTCGTTGGCCGATTCATCGGCAACCCGCCGATGAACTTTCTGGAGGGACAGGC
The window above is part of the Candidatus Roseilinea sp. genome. Proteins encoded here:
- a CDS encoding serine protease; translation: MIRTAARTLVLIGLTLGLALIQADHAGAATRAPTAGDRSPRIHLIEVTGVINPLTTSYLQRALAEAERDSAELVIMRLDTPGGLDAAMREMTQVMLSSPVPVAVYVSPAGARAASAGMFLTLAAHVAAMAPGTNIGAAHPVALGAEVDETRMQKIAQDAAAMARSLAAARGRNPEWAERAVLDSISLTSAEALQHGLIDLVAADMDDLFVQLDGRLVNTVAGPVALRTAGAQTVPAPMNFAERLLHIVTDPNIAYLLLSLGAIALVIELQIPGFGLPGAVGVISLALAFVAFGSLPLNWAGIALIAPGILLIVVEVLSPGFGAPGLAGIAFFALGSLMLYRPFTPPTPTMPVVAVSPWLVGGVTASVTAFLFLAVGKGLRAQRLPVLSDAAQRLAGAEGFVRTEVGRANAVGVVQIGSETWSAIADAAEDGALPIRVGERVAVIGVKGIALRVRRVGTPGPDTDVKQGRTGG
- a CDS encoding sugar ABC transporter permease, which encodes MNRASRPHVSPARALTYVFAVVMALWILLPIWLIGVMAFSEQAGVFRFPKPIFPQPFSTETMLFFLNSTGVLNAVRNSLVVAGITLVLAIAIGAPAGYAIARYLFPGREAFRVIVVSTRAFPIVILSIPLAVTFIRWGMYDSVFSLALMHTALALPFTILITSSVFASVPKDLEEAAMTLGCSPWQAFLRVAMPLALPGLAAATLFTFVISWNEVFAAVILTVRNRTLPALVLASLSESPLPYRFAGGFFLLVPSLIFMLFIRKYLFTLWGRVTK
- a CDS encoding universal stress protein UspA; the protein is MIQHILLATDGSAAAERAASLAASLAIRFNAKLTVLHAFQPIPFLLGEPNYSHALDRALEGATHLLGNVKKRLSEMGVHTVETDFVEGPPADVILGVADTRKPDLLVIGSRGLSTWQGAFLGSVSAAVVQRAECPVLVVK
- a CDS encoding sugar ABC transporter permease, translated to MVARCSQQLVPYLLLLPAAAFLLVFFAYPMVEAFGLAFAGPGGAFTLDNVRRAVTDVAFTPALETTLLLILIIIPVQFVLALAMALLVQAKLKGASFFLYVYAIPLAISELAAGIVWFSIFTDRGFINSLLVSLGVLERPFLFLSFQNTGWLIFAVVMAESWRATSIIMVILVAGLQSISHEYLEAADVFGATPWQRTWHVTLPLLKPSLQVALILRTILAFQVFAVALAVAGRGITLLAAEAYRWYNTYRDPGVAAVYAAIILVLSIASTLIFLYALRTPKEQSL
- a CDS encoding ABC transporter substrate-binding protein; amino-acid sequence: MKRFRTPTKLAALSVAFGLLLAACQMPPMPAAQQPPQVVEVTREVLVEVTPAPVNYGEVVWLSTQLRPVGEAERVRGVILRGFPGQVDFIPEDEGPFIDRIAAETQAGRGTVSLLGALHGNFSSMVTANQLMDLTELKGRLMDRGIPDEFWKLAQFGTDKTYYVPWMQATYTMVANKKALEYLPEGADMNALTYEQLLEWAKNMREATQENKLGIPAGEAALLHRFFQGFLLPAFTGGVVTTFASEDAEKAWQYMKELWEYVNPQALTYNFMQDHLLAEEVWVAWDHVARTKDALEQRPDDFVALPVPAGPKGRASMPVIAGLGIPVTAPNVEGAEALIEFLTRPDTQVTTLREVGFFPMVDVEFPGFVTPGIRAQGEVVLKQANAPDALAVLLPVGLGPKNGDFNKIFRDTFTAIVINNEDIAATLASQKDVLNALMKEVGAPCWAPDPDSNGLPCQAE
- a CDS encoding sugar ABC transporter ATP-binding protein, which produces MAEIRLESVRKTFGKVVATDDVSLTIHDREFMVLLGPSGCGKTTLLRGIAGLEQIERGRIFIGDRDVTDLPPRKRRIAMVFQSYAVFPHLTVFDNIAFGLRMQRTPDAELKKRVHAAAELLKITELLKRYPAQVSGGQRQRVAVARALAVPSDVLLMDEPLSNLDALLRLEMRAELKRLLKEVNATVVYVTHDQIEALSLGDRIAVMDVGRIVQCDTPLKVYDEPASEFVGRFIGNPPMNFLEGQASSHDGNVVVTAGGLALQPPPSVQASLSRAPTTPVRVGIRAENIEAHASAAAGALQGTVLVVEPLGSHNLLTVQVGAEQVKVNVHPDAAFQSGQPIWLRLAPDKIRWMNGENGRRFEA
- a CDS encoding DNA-binding response regulator, with product MHRALNETIRLILVDDHVMLRQGTAELLRREPDLQVVAEAGNGQEALELAHALKPDIVVMDIRMPVLNGIEATRHIRRSLPEVQVLVLTAHDDDQYVFSLLQAGASGYLLKTAPVSELVKAIRQVKAGESPLSPQIARKVVAHMRGDARPPTSDDGSVDALTPRELEVLQMLARGMSNQAIAEALYISDRTVQAHLTNIFAKMQVTSRLDAVLTAIRRGWLTLEP
- a CDS encoding paraslipin, encoding MLDTNVLVVLLLALAVVVLLTSMIKIVAEYQRLVVFRLGRVIGARGPGLVWLIPFVDRPVWQDLREFVINVPPQTCITKDNAPVSIDFLIYLKVVDAIPSIVEVEDYKAAAQGIAMTTLRAVVGDLNLDDVLAKRDQINQVLRVKMDEVTARWGIKVTMVEIKEIEPPRDVQDAMTRQMSAERNRRAAVTEADGRREAAIKVAEGEKHAAILKAEGQRQAQILSAEGYALALEKIEATANAIGAKTMSLQYLDTLRNIGASPATKFVVPMEFTNLLRTAVDFVEQAADSRSPSETANGKSR